The following proteins are encoded in a genomic region of Stegostoma tigrinum isolate sSteTig4 chromosome 2, sSteTig4.hap1, whole genome shotgun sequence:
- the iba57 gene encoding putative transferase CAF17 homolog, mitochondrial, whose product MLLLRCCRSSGFLLQLRAVDRGPPSAGRCFRSVSNEAGGRYRCYGLSHRQLLRLQGRDTGAFLQGLITNDVEDVMSGRQEATYCHLLNLQGRTLFDVILYRLHKSKNEEPAILLECDATLLDAVQKHLKVYKIRRKMKISPCPELSLWSVLSFAPSTKAGSALEVNAKKVVVCTIDPRTDAMGWRLVLNKMDNPLAIVPGSHLGDIQDYHRYRYQVGIAEGVKDLPSGEAIPLESNLVYMNGISFTKGCYIGQELTARTHYTGVIRKRLMPIQLDNPLQPGSLPEKAQIVTESGKSAGRLRSYTGDVGLALVRLAFANEPLHLRTKGDAQVLLKASVPDWWPSDENK is encoded by the exons ATGTTGCTGCTTCGCTGCTGCCGATCGTCGGGGTTTTTACTGCAACTACGGGCGGTCGATCGAGGGCCCCCCTCAGCGGGGAGATGTTTCCGGAGTGTCAGCAACGAGGCCGGAGGCCGGTACCGCTGCTATGGCCTGAGTCACCGGCAGCTGCTGCGGCTTCAGGGCCGGGATACTGGCGCCTTCCTTCAGGGTCTGATCACCAACGATGTCGAGGATGTGATGAGCGGGCGTCAGGAGGCAACTTACTGTCATCTGCTTAATTTGCAGGGGAGAACATTATTCGATGTGATTCTGTACAG GTTACACAAAAGCAAAAACGAAGAGCCAGCTATTCTCCTGGAATGTGATGCCACATTACTTGATGCTGTTCAGAAGCATTTAAAAGTTTACAAAATTCGAAGGAAAATGAAGATATCCCCTTGTCCGGAGCTTTCCCTATGGTCAGTGCTCTCATTTGCACCGTCAACCAAAGCTGGCAGCGCTTTAGAAGTAAATGCAAAGAAAGTGGTGGTGTGCACCATTGATCCTAGAACTGATGCCATGGGATGGCGATTAGTTTTGAACAAAATGGACAACCCTTTGGCTATTGTCCCAGGCAGTCATCTAGGAGATATCCAGGACTACCATAGATATCGGTATCAAGTAG GAATTGCTGAAGGGGTGAAGGACCTTCCATCTGGAGAAGCAATACCTCTGGAATCCAATCTAGTTTACATGAATGGGATCAGTTTCACGAAAGGCTGTTATATTGGACAAGAGTTGACAGCTCGTACTCACTACACAGGTGTGATTAGGAAAAGATTGATGCCAATACAACTGGACAACCCCTTACAGCCTGGCAGTCTTCCTGAAAAGGCCCAGATTGTGACTGAATCTGGAAAATCGGCTGGAAGGCTCAGGAGTTACACTGGTGATGTTGGCTTAGCCTTGGTTCGACTGGCCTTTGCGAATGAACCACTTCACCTGCGTACAAAAGGCGATGCTCAGGTCCTATTGAAGGCATCAGTTCCAGATTGGTGGCCAAGTgatgaaaataaatga